Genomic DNA from Microbispora sp. ZYX-F-249:
CGGCGCTCGGCGAGCGGCAGCCGGCGCCGTCCCGGTGCGGGGGTCATGCCGTCCTGGCTCCTGGAAGACGGGGGGTTGATTCGATCACGATACCAGCCTAGGTTATCTACCGTTTGGTAGATAGCGCTGTCGCGCCTGTTCAGAGAGTTGTGTGCGCATGTCGACGCCCTCCTCCCCGACCGCATTCTCCGCCGCCGTCGCCGCAGTGCGCGCCGGGCGGCCCCTCGACGAGGCGGTCGACGAGCTGCTGTCGCAGCTGACCCGCGAGGAACGCCTGTGGCTGCTGGACGGGGACCTGCCGTTCTGGCAGGGCATGGCCGACATGATGACACACGGGTACAACCTCACCCCCTACCCCATGGGCCGCGTCGAGCGGCTGGGCATCCCCGGCCTGTTGTTCTCCGACGGCCCGCGCGGTGTGGTGATGGGGCAGTCGACCGCCTTCCCGGTCTCCATGGCCCGCGGCGCCACCTGGGACGTCGAGCTCGAGGAGCGCGTCGGCACCGCGATCGGGCTCGAACTGCGCGCGCAGGGCGCGAACTTCTTCGGCGGCGTGTGCGTGAACCTGCCCCGCCACCCGGCCTGGGGCCGGGCCCAGGAGACGTACGGCGAGGACCCGGTCCTGCTCGGCGAGTTCGGCGCGGCGCTGACCCGGGGAGTGCAGCGCAACGCCATGGCCGTCGTCAAGCACTACGCGCTCAACAGCATGGAGAACGCCCGGTTCAAGGTCGACGTCACCGCCGACGACGCGGCCCTGCACGAGGTCTACCTGGCGCACTTCCGGCGAGTCGTGGAAGAGGGCGTGTCGGGCGTCATGACCGCCTACAACTCCGTCAACGGGGAGTGGGCCGGGCAGAACGAGCACCTGATGGAGGGCGTGCTCCGCGGGATGTGGGGCTTCGAGGGCGTCACCGTCTCCGACTTCATCTGGGGCCTGCGCGACGCCGCCGCCTCGCTGCGCGCCGGGCTCGACGTGGAGGAGCCCTTCCGCCAGCAGCGCGCCGAGCACCTGGCCGCCGACCTGGAGGCGGGCCGGGCGAGCTGGGACGACGTCGACCGGGCGGCCCGCCGCATCCTCACCACCCAAGTGCGCCACTACGCGGCCCTCACCGAGCCCGAGCCCCCGCTCGACGTGGTGTTCGGCGCCGAGCACCGCGCGCTGGCGCGCGAGGTCGCCGCCCGCGGCATGGTGCTGCTCAAGAACGACCCGGTCGGCGACGCGCCCCTGCTGCCGCTGAACCGCGACGCCCTCGCCTCCCTGGCGGTCGTCGGGCGCCTGGCCGACGTGGCCAACACCGGCGACAACGGCTCCTCCGACGTACGCGCCCCGGAGGTGATCACCGCGCTGCGGGGGCTGACCGAGGCGCTCCCGGACACGCGGATCACCCATGTGGCCGACGACGACCCTGCCGCGGCCGCCGCCGCGGCCGCACAGGCCGACGTCGCCGTCGTCGTCGCCGGTTACACCGCCGCCGACGAGGGCGAATGGGTCGGCGGGGACGTGCTGGCCGACGCCGAGCTGATGGCGTTGTTCCCGCCGCCCGGCGACGACCCCGCCGGGCAGTCGTTCGCGGCCTTCATGGCCGAGCCCGGCGCGGTGGAATCCATGAGCGGCGGAAGCGCCGGCGGCGACCGCGCGAGCCTGCGGCTCCGGCCCGTCGACGCCGAGATCATCCGTGCCGTGGCGGCGGCCAACCCGCGCACGGTCGTGGTGATCGTCACCGCCGGAGCCGTCATCACCGAGGAGTGGCGCGAGGCCGTACCCGCCGTGCTGATCTCCTGGTACTCGGGTTGCGAGGGCGGCCGGGCTCTGGCCGACGTGCTGCTCGGCGACGCCGACGCGGCCGGGCGGCTGCCGTACTCGATTCCGGCCACGGAGGAGCACCTGCCGTACTTCGACCGCGAC
This window encodes:
- a CDS encoding beta-glucosidase family protein — encoded protein: MSTPSSPTAFSAAVAAVRAGRPLDEAVDELLSQLTREERLWLLDGDLPFWQGMADMMTHGYNLTPYPMGRVERLGIPGLLFSDGPRGVVMGQSTAFPVSMARGATWDVELEERVGTAIGLELRAQGANFFGGVCVNLPRHPAWGRAQETYGEDPVLLGEFGAALTRGVQRNAMAVVKHYALNSMENARFKVDVTADDAALHEVYLAHFRRVVEEGVSGVMTAYNSVNGEWAGQNEHLMEGVLRGMWGFEGVTVSDFIWGLRDAAASLRAGLDVEEPFRQQRAEHLAADLEAGRASWDDVDRAARRILTTQVRHYAALTEPEPPLDVVFGAEHRALAREVAARGMVLLKNDPVGDAPLLPLNRDALASLAVVGRLADVANTGDNGSSDVRAPEVITALRGLTEALPDTRITHVADDDPAAAAAAAAQADVAVVVAGYTAADEGEWVGGDVLADAELMALFPPPGDDPAGQSFAAFMAEPGAVESMSGGSAGGDRASLRLRPVDAEIIRAVAAANPRTVVVIVTAGAVITEEWREAVPAVLISWYSGCEGGRALADVLLGDADAAGRLPYSIPATEEHLPYFDRDATAITYDKWFGQRLLDRDGHAAAFPLGFGLSYTSFALADLTVSAPDGDCFTAVVTVTNTGSRGGRHVVQLYGRPTGIDAAADDFPTRVLLGFATVELAAGESARVTVPASTRPLRRWTPGGFVPASATAVIEAASYAGDPGAVTAPAELALV